GGGAGCGGTAAAAGTACGCTCCTTAACTTAGTCAGCGGCATTGAGCGGCCGACAACGGGACGAATCATCATTGATGGCGTTTGTCTCTCTGACTTGAATGAGCGACGATGCACTTTATTCCGTCGCGATCGCATCGGCTTTATTTTTCAATTCTTTAATTTGATTCCGACCTTGACGGTGCTAGAGAACATTACGCTGCCACAAGAGTTAGCAGGCGTGCCCCAAGCAGAGGTGAAAAAGAAAGCAATCGCACTTCTAGAGCGAGTGGGATTGGGCGACCGTGGGGAAACTTTCCCGGATAAGCTCTCGGGCGGACAGCAGCAGAGGGTCGCGATTGCGCGGGCATTGGTTCATGACCCAATGCTGGTGTTAGCAGATGAACCGACCGGGAATCTAGATGAAGAGACAGGGGAGACGGTTCTAGAGCTGCTGCTGGAGCTGACGCGCTCCGCCCATAAAACATTGATCATGGCGACCCACAATCCAGATATTGCTCAGCGGGCCGACCGGGTGCTGCGAATGCACGATGGACAATTGGCAGAAGAGACAGTTCAGGATGTTCGCTCATGATCGGTACAGAGGCAGCGACAGAACTCCGTAGCTCCAATCGCCCTCTTTGGCGGATGGCTTGGCGGCGCTTTAGGATGCGATCGCTTCAATATTTTTTGTGTCTAATCGGGGTCGCTCTCGGTGTGGCGATGATGGTGTCCATTGATCTAGCCAATGGATCGGCGCAGACGGCTTTCGAGTTGTCTACAGATGCGATCGCAGGTCGAGCCACCCATCAAATTGAAGCGCTGGCACCGGCAGGGATCAATGAGTCGGTGTATACAAAGATCCGGCGGGAGTTAGGGGGCGTGACGGTGGCCCCTATCGTTGACGGCTACGTCCTTGCACCTGACTTGGGTAACCAGCCCATGCGGTTGGTGGGAGTCGATCTGTTCGCAGAATCTCCCTTTCGCAACTATTTCGTTCCACAGAATCGGACAGTGGGTGAAGCGGGACTCCTCAACTTTTTGACACAGCCAAATACAGTAGTACTGGGCGCAGACGTGGCCGACCGCTATCAGGTGGCGCTGGGAGATCAAATCACGTTAGATCTCTCGGGGCGGCTGGAAACCGTAACCGTTGTAGGAACAGTACAGCCGGAGAGTTCCACTACCCGTCGAGCCTTGAGCAGTTTGCTATTTACGGATATTGCCACGGCTCAGGAAGTTTTGGAGATGCCGGGGCATCTGAGCCACATCGATTTAATCTCAAGATCTGAGGCGGATTTGGCAGCAGTGGAGCAACTATTGCCGGAGGGGATCCAGCTTGAGACAGCGGCAGCGCAGAAAAATGCCGTGCGGCAGATGACGGCGGCCTTTCGGCTAAATTTGACGGCCCTAAGTCTGCTAGCGCTGGTAGTGGGAATGTTTTTGATCTACAACACGGTCACCTTCAGCGTGGTGCAGCGACGGCCCTTATTCGGCGTGCTGCGCTGCTTGGGAACGACGCCGGGACAGCTATTCGTCTTGATTATGGGTGAGTCAGCCATCTTAGGCGTGCTCGGTTCCGCAGTGGGATTAGGACTGGGTGTGGTACTGGCCCGCAGCATTGTGGGGTTAATTACCCAGACGATTAATGATTTTTACTTTGTCGTCAGCGTGCAGCAGGTCGCTATTTCTTCACTTTCTCTGATCAAGGGATTCAGTATCGGAGTGGCTTCAGCATTACTGGCTTCTCTGGTTCCGGCATTGGAGGCGATGCAGACCAGCCCGCAGACGATTCTGCAGCGCTCTTCATTAGAGAATAAAGTACAGCGACTGCTGCCTTGGTTGGTTTTGACCTGGGGGCTGACGACGGTGGCGGGCATTCTGCTGCTGCGGATGCAGGCAGGTTTAGTGGTGGCGTTTTCGGGCTTGTTCTCAATTTTGTTGGGGGCAGCGCTGCTGACGCCGCCGATTACCACTGCGCTGATGCGAGTGGTGCAGCCTTTGACTGGGCGGCTAGGCGTTTTGGGACGACTGGCTCCTCGGGATATTATTCGATCTTTGAGCCGGACTTCAGTTGCGATCGCAGCTCTCATGGTCGCCGTCTCCGTGATCGTGGGCGTCTCAATCATGGTCGGTTCGTTCCGGGTAACGGTGGTGCAGTGGCTTGACCAAACGCTGCAGGCCGATATCTATGTGTCCCCCCCCAGCACAACGGCTAATCGGGTCTTAGGGCAGCTCGACCCATCTGTCGTGGGTGAGATTAAGCGCTGGCCGGGGTTAGAAGAAGTGGTTACCTACAACGACGCCGACGCAACGGTGACGGCATTCAATTATGGCGAAGGACAAGATCTATCCACAGTTGAAGTAGACAGACCCGTCAAGCTAATTTCTGCGGGGGGCGATGTTTCACATGGGCAGCGGCCCTACGCTTGGAAGAAAGAGCCGGGGACAGATCCCTGGGCAGCGCTCGATCGAGGGGAGGGCGTGATTATTTCAGAAGCGTTGATGCTCAAGGCCAGTCTGACAGAGCCGCCGACTTCCATTGTGATCAAGAGTCCACAGGGACCGCAGACCTTTCCGGTGGTGGCGGTGTTTTACGACTATTCGTCAGATGTAGGGACAATGATTCTGGACGACGATCTGTTTATTCAAAGCTGGGAAGACGATGGTGTGGCTTCCTTGGGCTTGTTTGCCCAGCCCGGATTTGAAGCAGATGATGTTGTAGACGAGCTGCGACAGCATTTCCAAGGCCGTACAGATGTGACCATTCAGTCTACGCGTAGCCTCAAAGATGGTTCCATCGAGATCTTTGATCGGACCTTTGCCATTACCCAGGCGCTGCGTTTGCTAGCCGTGATTGTGGCTTTTATCGGGGTTCTTAGTGCACTGATGAGCCTACAGCTAGAGCGATCCCGTGAAATCGGCATTCTGCGAGCCACCGGTATGACGCCGCGCCAGCTTTGGGGGTTGACGCTTCTTGAAACAGGACTAATGGGCAATGTTGCGGGGCTATTGGCGATGCCGCTGGGCTACGTGCTGGCCTGGATTTTAATCTACGTCATCAACGTGCGATCCTTTGGCTGGACGCTGC
This is a stretch of genomic DNA from Acaryochloris thomasi RCC1774. It encodes these proteins:
- a CDS encoding ABC transporter ATP-binding protein gives rise to the protein MARSSSAQATSEITAADAQAFIQLNGLSKSFQEGVADRQVLREITTSFTAGEFVVLLGQSGSGKSTLLNLVSGIERPTTGRIIIDGVCLSDLNERRCTLFRRDRIGFIFQFFNLIPTLTVLENITLPQELAGVPQAEVKKKAIALLERVGLGDRGETFPDKLSGGQQQRVAIARALVHDPMLVLADEPTGNLDEETGETVLELLLELTRSAHKTLIMATHNPDIAQRADRVLRMHDGQLAEETVQDVRS
- a CDS encoding ABC transporter permease; this translates as MIGTEAATELRSSNRPLWRMAWRRFRMRSLQYFLCLIGVALGVAMMVSIDLANGSAQTAFELSTDAIAGRATHQIEALAPAGINESVYTKIRRELGGVTVAPIVDGYVLAPDLGNQPMRLVGVDLFAESPFRNYFVPQNRTVGEAGLLNFLTQPNTVVLGADVADRYQVALGDQITLDLSGRLETVTVVGTVQPESSTTRRALSSLLFTDIATAQEVLEMPGHLSHIDLISRSEADLAAVEQLLPEGIQLETAAAQKNAVRQMTAAFRLNLTALSLLALVVGMFLIYNTVTFSVVQRRPLFGVLRCLGTTPGQLFVLIMGESAILGVLGSAVGLGLGVVLARSIVGLITQTINDFYFVVSVQQVAISSLSLIKGFSIGVASALLASLVPALEAMQTSPQTILQRSSLENKVQRLLPWLVLTWGLTTVAGILLLRMQAGLVVAFSGLFSILLGAALLTPPITTALMRVVQPLTGRLGVLGRLAPRDIIRSLSRTSVAIAALMVAVSVIVGVSIMVGSFRVTVVQWLDQTLQADIYVSPPSTTANRVLGQLDPSVVGEIKRWPGLEEVVTYNDADATVTAFNYGEGQDLSTVEVDRPVKLISAGGDVSHGQRPYAWKKEPGTDPWAALDRGEGVIISEALMLKASLTEPPTSIVIKSPQGPQTFPVVAVFYDYSSDVGTMILDDDLFIQSWEDDGVASLGLFAQPGFEADDVVDELRQHFQGRTDVTIQSTRSLKDGSIEIFDRTFAITQALRLLAVIVAFIGVLSALMSLQLERSREIGILRATGMTPRQLWGLTLLETGLMGNVAGLLAMPLGYVLAWILIYVINVRSFGWTLQMQLNPSYFWQAWAVAVVAALLAGIYPAWRLGRVTVAAAIREE